From Aricia agestis chromosome 11, ilAriAges1.1, whole genome shotgun sequence, a single genomic window includes:
- the LOC121731919 gene encoding serine/arginine repetitive matrix protein 2 isoform X7: protein MYNGIGLTTPRGSGTNGYVQRNWASVRKTKDSVNYRTEEEIAKLDSASNKQPNREILDHERKRKIEVKCAELEDTLEDQGLPKEEIAARVAAFRAKISEVGDKDVPKDEFGRVAVRETHAVAEAQQEKNARLRDAFGISPRFVEGTSLDPERRAREEAQRYPLVRTPSHEREERETHVAKKKKKRSASPEAKKSKKKKSKKNKKEKMLTLQLSKSQRKILWSYLHRQESSKKKKKRSRSPNTESSSSSEDSDSGSSDDEKAKKKKKKKSRSRRHTSSQPSSRESSPVNRNKTKQTQHRPEVTIDEDPKRNKDKDTRNRRQEEDARNSHLGTDRRRDDRSRSVDRRSLSYRRRDDRRSPEYKQKSYVTKVDKRRDSPRDEENAAKRSKRDRHRSVSESSEEPPRKSDKKDKTSKRPASLSPPPEKRRRRSPTPQDTRKKDSYYNRRDASEERGRQKRRTHRSRSASPNIRNRRDDDRRDYDKYSQRNSSSNDRYRDSRRRDQEDKRRRNRSSSHERRDTSPERRDRSPASKYKKTHARQEPERYYKNTKMPQRSSSSEPESDSQAKRKDTKSKTKPNKESPIKEKRKRSPEVVETRNHHDSRSDKSKITQKPIEDKRESSRSRRKSQTPERFRRRSRDRSKSSSPERTSRRDKQKSVSPKIKKKPERRTSSPKASRHDKDRTDHRESHKDRSRSRSNRRSRSTSSLSYSPARRSPERYKDIIEKLPEKDKRKYIKSPSDLNPKKKKTKELMENYKPKTVCMRSSSSENDDSEDETEFLRLDERNRQEKLDIKYLTKLREEMTQIAKNEAAEKETNGPSTSSAAKEKEKESPKKDSKVKDSPIVINDKSKSPVQISQKLESPKKSPVNVESSPEVKKRARSGSRRSWSRSSSRRSRSRSKTRGKSRSKSRSKSRGKSRSKSRGKSCSKSRGKSRSKSRGKLRSKSRGKSRSKSRGKSCGKSRSRSRSRSHTSRSRSRSYSSSRRSRSSRSSSYSSRSSSRSSRSSSRSTRSSRTMTGVYGEYRSRSPSIPRRAGSPSFLDRRRITSAPIIDLTYPSKKYKFRRR from the exons ATGTATAATGGAATTGGACTAACGACCCCTAGGGGTTCAGGAACAAATGGTTATGTGCAAAGAAACTGGGCATCGGTGCGAAAAACCAAAGACAGCGTTAACTATCGCACCGAGgaagaaattgcaaaattgGATTCGGCATCAAATAAACAACCTAATCGAGAAATATTGGATCACGAGAGGAAGCGTAAGATCGAAGTGAAGTGTGCAGAACTCGAAGACACCTTAGAAGATCAAGG GTTGCCGAAGGAGGAGATTGCGGCTCGGGTGGCTGCCTTCCGGGCGAAGATCTCCGAGGTTGGAGACAAGGACGTCCCCAAGGACGAGTTCGGCAGAGTGGC CGTACGTGAAACGCACGCAGTGGCCGAAGCTCAGCAGGAGAAGAATGCGAGGCTTAGAGACGCTTTCGGGATATCCCCGAGATTCGTGGAGGGGACCAGCTTGGACCCCGAGCGAAGAGCCAGGGAGGAGGCGCAACGATATCCGTTAGTGAGGACGCCCAGCCATGAGCGGGAGGAACGGGAAACGCATGTCgccaagaagaagaagaagcgaAG TGCTTCTCCAGAAGCAAAGAAATCAAAGAAGAAAAAGTCTAAGAAGAATAAGAAAGAgaa aaTGCTGACTCTACAATTATCCAAAAG tcaaagaaaaattttatgGAGTTACCTACATAG GCAGGAATCCagcaagaagaagaagaagcgcTCAAGGTCACCCAACACGGAGAGTTCCAGCAGCTCTGAAGACAGCGATTCCGGCAGCTCGGACGATGAGAAGgctaagaagaagaaaaag aaAAAATCAAGAAGCCGACGACATACAAGCAGCCAGCCATCAAGTCGGGAGAG CTCTCCAGTAAACAGAAATAAAACCAAACAAACACAGCATCGTCCCGAAGTAACTATTGATGAAGACCCGAAAAGGAATAAAGATAAGGACACCAGGAATAGAAGACAGGAAGAAGATGCTAGAAATTCACATCTCGGAACAGACAGAAGGCGAGATGATCGTAGTCGCTCCGTAGATAGAAGATCCCTGAGCTACAGACGAAGAGACGACAGGAGGTCACCAGAATATAAACAGAAATCATACGTAACTAAAGTCGATAAAAGAAGGGACTCCCCTAGAGACGAAGAGAATGCTGCTAAACGGTCAAAACGAGACCGCCATCGGTCCGTATCCGAATCCTCAGAAGAACCCCCGAGGAAATCTgacaaaaaagataaaacctcCAAAAGACCAGCTAGCTTATCGCCCCCACCTGAAAAACGAAGACGCAGGAGTCCGACACCTCAAGACACTAGAAAGAAAGATAGCTACTACAACAGAAGAGATGCTTCGGAAGAACGAGGCCGACAAAAGAGAAGAACTCATAGATCAAGAAGCGCATCACCAAATATCAGAAACAGACGCGATGACGATAGAAGAGACTACGATAAATATAGTCAGAGAAACAGCTCAAGCAACGATCGGTACAGAGACAGCAGGCGCAGAGACCAAGAGGATAAACGTAGAAGAAATAGGAGCTCCTCGCATGAGAGACGAGATACTTCTCCTGAACGACGAGATAGGTCCCCAGCATCTAAATACAAGAAAACACACGCGCGTCAGGAGCCCGAAAGATActataaaaacacaaaaatgccCCAAAGATCTTCCTCGTCTGAACCCGAATCTGACTCACAGGCAAAACGCAAAGATACCAAAAGCAAAACAAAACCCAATAAGGAGTCACCGATAAAAGAAAAACGGAAACGTAGCCCAGAAGTTGTAGAAACTAGAAATCATCATGATAGCAGGAGCGATAAAAGTAAAATTACTCAAAAACCTATAGAAGACAAACGTGAATCTAGTCGATCGAGGCGCAAATCGCAGACTCCCGAAAGGTTTAGGCGCAGATCGCGCGATAGATCCAAATCTTCTAGTCCCGAGAGAACTTCAAGAAGAGACAAACAAAAGAGCGTATCTCCAAAAATCAAGAAGAAACCCGAGCGAAGAACGTCCTCACCGAAAGCGTCCAGACACGATAAAGATCGCACCGACCATAGAGAATCTCATAAAGACAGATCGAGGTCCCGATCCAACCGCCGCAGCCGCAGCACCTCTAGCCTAAGCTACTCCCCCGCTAGACGAAGCCCCGAAAGATACAAAGATATCATAGAAAAGTTACCAGAAAAAGACAAGCGAAAATATATCAAGTCGCCGTCGGATCTGAAtcccaaaaagaaaaaaaccaaGGAGTTGATGGAAAACTACAAACCGAAGACGGTCTGCATGAGAAGTTCGTCCAGCGAAAACGACGATTCCGAAGACGAGACGGAATTTCTCAGATTGGACGAACGCAATCGTCAAGAGAAACTAGATATCAAATATCTGACGAAACTCAGAGAGGAGATGACACAAATAGCGAAGAACGAGGCAGCAGAGAAAGAGACGAACGGACCGTCCACGTCGAGCGCGGCGAAAGAGAAAGAAAAAGAAAGCCCGAAGAAAGATAGCAAAGTTAAAGACAGTCCCATAGTGATCAACGACAAGTCCAAATCTCCCGTTCAGATAAGTCAAAAACTGGAGTCGCCAAAGAAAAGTCCGGTAAATGTGGAGAGCTCGCCGGAAGTGAAGAAGCGTGCACGCAGCGGTTCGCGCCGCAGTTGGTCGCGGTCGTCGTCGCGACGGTCGCGGTCGCGCAGCAAGACGCGTGGCAAGTCGCGCAGTAAGTCGCGCAGCAAATCACGCGGCAAGTCGCGCAGCAAGTCACGCGGCAAATCGTGCAGCAAGTCACGCGGCAAGTCGCGCAGCAAGTCACGCGGCAAGTTGCGCAGCAAGTCACGCGGCAAGTCGCGCAGCAAGTCTCGCGGCAAGTCGTGCGGTAAATCGCGCTCACGGTCGAGATCGCGGTCCCATACGTCGCGCTCCAGATCCAGATCGTACTCGTCGTcaag gcGTTCCCGGTCGTCGCGGTCCAGCTCGTACAGCAGCCGCAGCTCCTCCCGCTCGTCGCGCAGCTCGTCGCGATCCACACGCTCCTCGAG GACGATGACGGGCGTGTACGGCGagtaccggtcgcggtcgccgTCGATCCCACGCCGCGCCGGCTCGCCGAGCTTCCTCGACCGACGCCGCATCACGAG CGCTCCCATTATAGATCTTACGTATCCGTCAAAGAAATACAAGTTTAGAAGACGATGA
- the LOC121731919 gene encoding serine/arginine repetitive matrix protein 2 isoform X2 encodes MYNGIGLTTPRGSGTNGYVQRNWASVRKTKDSVNYRTEEEIAKLDSASNKQPNREILDHERKRKIEVKCAELEDTLEDQGLPKEEIAARVAAFRAKISEVGDKDVPKDEFGRVAVRETHAVAEAQQEKNARLRDAFGISPRFVEGTSLDPERRAREEAQRYPLVRTPSHEREERETHVAKKKKKRSASPEAKKSKKKKSKKNKKEKMLTLQLSKRQESSKKKKKRSRSPNTESSSSSEDSDSGSSDDEKAKKKKKKKSRSRRHTSSQPSSRESSPVNRNKTKQTQHRPEVTIDEDPKRNKDKDTRNRRQEEDARNSHLGTDRRRDDRSRSVDRRSLSYRRRDDRRSPEYKQKSYVTKVDKRRDSPRDEENAAKRSKRDRHRSVSESSEEPPRKSDKKDKTSKRPASLSPPPEKRRRRSPTPQDTRKKDSYYNRRDASEERGRQKRRTHRSRSASPNIRNRRDDDRRDYDKYSQRNSSSNDRYRDSRRRDQEDKRRRNRSSSHERRDTSPERRDRSPASKYKKTHARQEPERYYKNTKMPQRSSSSEPESDSQAKRKDTKSKTKPNKESPIKEKRKRSPEVVETRNHHDSRSDKSKITQKPIEDKRESSRSRRKSQTPERFRRRSRDRSKSSSPERTSRRDKQKSVSPKIKKKPERRTSSPKASRHDKDRTDHRESHKDRSRSRSNRRSRSTSSLSYSPARRSPERYKDIIEKLPEKDKRKYIKSPSDLNPKKKKTKELMENYKPKTVCMRSSSSENDDSEDETEFLRLDERNRQEKLDIKYLTKLREEMTQIAKNEAAEKETNGPSTSSAAKEKEKESPKKDSKVKDSPIVINDKSKSPVQISQKLESPKKSPVNVESSPEVKKRARSGSRRSWSRSSSRRSRSRSKTRGKSRSKSRSKSRGKSRSKSRGKSCSKSRGKSRSKSRGKLRSKSRGKSRSKSRGKSCGKSRSRSRSRSHTSRSRSRSYSSSRRSRSSRSSSYSSRSSSRSSRSSSRSTRSSRTMTGVYGEYRSRSPSIPRRAGSPSFLDRRRITSARKRPIPYRRPTPSSVSSGSYSSRSSHKSWSRSPRHEEE; translated from the exons ATGTATAATGGAATTGGACTAACGACCCCTAGGGGTTCAGGAACAAATGGTTATGTGCAAAGAAACTGGGCATCGGTGCGAAAAACCAAAGACAGCGTTAACTATCGCACCGAGgaagaaattgcaaaattgGATTCGGCATCAAATAAACAACCTAATCGAGAAATATTGGATCACGAGAGGAAGCGTAAGATCGAAGTGAAGTGTGCAGAACTCGAAGACACCTTAGAAGATCAAGG GTTGCCGAAGGAGGAGATTGCGGCTCGGGTGGCTGCCTTCCGGGCGAAGATCTCCGAGGTTGGAGACAAGGACGTCCCCAAGGACGAGTTCGGCAGAGTGGC CGTACGTGAAACGCACGCAGTGGCCGAAGCTCAGCAGGAGAAGAATGCGAGGCTTAGAGACGCTTTCGGGATATCCCCGAGATTCGTGGAGGGGACCAGCTTGGACCCCGAGCGAAGAGCCAGGGAGGAGGCGCAACGATATCCGTTAGTGAGGACGCCCAGCCATGAGCGGGAGGAACGGGAAACGCATGTCgccaagaagaagaagaagcgaAG TGCTTCTCCAGAAGCAAAGAAATCAAAGAAGAAAAAGTCTAAGAAGAATAAGAAAGAgaa aaTGCTGACTCTACAATTATCCAAAAG GCAGGAATCCagcaagaagaagaagaagcgcTCAAGGTCACCCAACACGGAGAGTTCCAGCAGCTCTGAAGACAGCGATTCCGGCAGCTCGGACGATGAGAAGgctaagaagaagaaaaag aaAAAATCAAGAAGCCGACGACATACAAGCAGCCAGCCATCAAGTCGGGAGAG CTCTCCAGTAAACAGAAATAAAACCAAACAAACACAGCATCGTCCCGAAGTAACTATTGATGAAGACCCGAAAAGGAATAAAGATAAGGACACCAGGAATAGAAGACAGGAAGAAGATGCTAGAAATTCACATCTCGGAACAGACAGAAGGCGAGATGATCGTAGTCGCTCCGTAGATAGAAGATCCCTGAGCTACAGACGAAGAGACGACAGGAGGTCACCAGAATATAAACAGAAATCATACGTAACTAAAGTCGATAAAAGAAGGGACTCCCCTAGAGACGAAGAGAATGCTGCTAAACGGTCAAAACGAGACCGCCATCGGTCCGTATCCGAATCCTCAGAAGAACCCCCGAGGAAATCTgacaaaaaagataaaacctcCAAAAGACCAGCTAGCTTATCGCCCCCACCTGAAAAACGAAGACGCAGGAGTCCGACACCTCAAGACACTAGAAAGAAAGATAGCTACTACAACAGAAGAGATGCTTCGGAAGAACGAGGCCGACAAAAGAGAAGAACTCATAGATCAAGAAGCGCATCACCAAATATCAGAAACAGACGCGATGACGATAGAAGAGACTACGATAAATATAGTCAGAGAAACAGCTCAAGCAACGATCGGTACAGAGACAGCAGGCGCAGAGACCAAGAGGATAAACGTAGAAGAAATAGGAGCTCCTCGCATGAGAGACGAGATACTTCTCCTGAACGACGAGATAGGTCCCCAGCATCTAAATACAAGAAAACACACGCGCGTCAGGAGCCCGAAAGATActataaaaacacaaaaatgccCCAAAGATCTTCCTCGTCTGAACCCGAATCTGACTCACAGGCAAAACGCAAAGATACCAAAAGCAAAACAAAACCCAATAAGGAGTCACCGATAAAAGAAAAACGGAAACGTAGCCCAGAAGTTGTAGAAACTAGAAATCATCATGATAGCAGGAGCGATAAAAGTAAAATTACTCAAAAACCTATAGAAGACAAACGTGAATCTAGTCGATCGAGGCGCAAATCGCAGACTCCCGAAAGGTTTAGGCGCAGATCGCGCGATAGATCCAAATCTTCTAGTCCCGAGAGAACTTCAAGAAGAGACAAACAAAAGAGCGTATCTCCAAAAATCAAGAAGAAACCCGAGCGAAGAACGTCCTCACCGAAAGCGTCCAGACACGATAAAGATCGCACCGACCATAGAGAATCTCATAAAGACAGATCGAGGTCCCGATCCAACCGCCGCAGCCGCAGCACCTCTAGCCTAAGCTACTCCCCCGCTAGACGAAGCCCCGAAAGATACAAAGATATCATAGAAAAGTTACCAGAAAAAGACAAGCGAAAATATATCAAGTCGCCGTCGGATCTGAAtcccaaaaagaaaaaaaccaaGGAGTTGATGGAAAACTACAAACCGAAGACGGTCTGCATGAGAAGTTCGTCCAGCGAAAACGACGATTCCGAAGACGAGACGGAATTTCTCAGATTGGACGAACGCAATCGTCAAGAGAAACTAGATATCAAATATCTGACGAAACTCAGAGAGGAGATGACACAAATAGCGAAGAACGAGGCAGCAGAGAAAGAGACGAACGGACCGTCCACGTCGAGCGCGGCGAAAGAGAAAGAAAAAGAAAGCCCGAAGAAAGATAGCAAAGTTAAAGACAGTCCCATAGTGATCAACGACAAGTCCAAATCTCCCGTTCAGATAAGTCAAAAACTGGAGTCGCCAAAGAAAAGTCCGGTAAATGTGGAGAGCTCGCCGGAAGTGAAGAAGCGTGCACGCAGCGGTTCGCGCCGCAGTTGGTCGCGGTCGTCGTCGCGACGGTCGCGGTCGCGCAGCAAGACGCGTGGCAAGTCGCGCAGTAAGTCGCGCAGCAAATCACGCGGCAAGTCGCGCAGCAAGTCACGCGGCAAATCGTGCAGCAAGTCACGCGGCAAGTCGCGCAGCAAGTCACGCGGCAAGTTGCGCAGCAAGTCACGCGGCAAGTCGCGCAGCAAGTCTCGCGGCAAGTCGTGCGGTAAATCGCGCTCACGGTCGAGATCGCGGTCCCATACGTCGCGCTCCAGATCCAGATCGTACTCGTCGTcaag gcGTTCCCGGTCGTCGCGGTCCAGCTCGTACAGCAGCCGCAGCTCCTCCCGCTCGTCGCGCAGCTCGTCGCGATCCACACGCTCCTCGAG GACGATGACGGGCGTGTACGGCGagtaccggtcgcggtcgccgTCGATCCCACGCCGCGCCGGCTCGCCGAGCTTCCTCGACCGACGCCGCATCACGAG TGCACGCAAAAGACCGATCCCCTATCGAAGACCGACGCCGTCGTCCGTATCCAGTGGAAGTTACTCCAGCCGGTCTTCTCACAAGAGTTGGAGCAGATCACCACGGCATGAAGAAGAATAA
- the LOC121731919 gene encoding serine/arginine repetitive matrix protein 2 isoform X3 has product MYNGIGLTTPRGSGTNGYVQRNWASVRKTKDSVNYRTEEEIAKLDSASNKQPNREILDHERKRKIEVKCAELEDTLEDQGLPKEEIAARVAAFRAKISEVGDKDVPKDEFGRVAVRETHAVAEAQQEKNARLRDAFGISPRFVEGTSLDPERRAREEAQRYPLVRTPSHEREERETHVAKKKKKRSASPEAKKSKKKKSKKNKKEKMLTLQLSKSQRKILWSYLHRQESSKKKKKRSRSPNTESSSSSEDSDSGSSDDEKAKKKKKKKSRSRRHTSSQPSSRESSPVNRNKTKQTQHRPEVTIDEDPKRNKDKDTRNRRQEEDARNSHLGTDRRRDDRSRSVDRRSLSYRRRDDRRSPEYKQKSYVTKVDKRRDSPRDEENAAKRSKRDRHRSVSESSEEPPRKSDKKDKTSKRPASLSPPPEKRRRRSPTPQDTRKKDSYYNRRDASEERGRQKRRTHRSRSASPNIRNRRDDDRRDYDKYSQRNSSSNDRYRDSRRRDQEDKRRRNRSSSHERRDTSPERRDRSPASKYKKTHARQEPERYYKNTKMPQRSSSSEPESDSQAKRKDTKSKTKPNKESPIKEKRKRSPEVVETRNHHDSRSDKSKITQKPIEDKRESSRSRRKSQTPERFRRRSRDRSKSSSPERTSRRDKQKSVSPKIKKKPERRTSSPKASRHDKDRTDHRESHKDRSRSRSNRRSRSTSSLSYSPARRSPERYKDIIEKLPEKDKRKYIKSPSDLNPKKKKTKELMENYKPKTVCMRSSSSENDDSEDETEFLRLDERNRQEKLDIKYLTKLREEMTQIAKNEAAEKETNGPSTSSAAKEKEKESPKKDSKVKDSPIVINDKSKSPVQISQKLESPKKSPVNVESSPEVKKRARSGSRRSWSRSSSRRSRSRSKTRGKSRSKSRSKSRGKSRSKSRGKSCSKSRGKSRSKSRGKLRSKSRGKSRSKSRGKSCGKSRSRSRSRSHTSRSRSRSYSSSRRSRSSRSSSYSSRSSSRSSRSSSRSTRSSRTMTGVYGEYRSRSPSIPRRAGSPSFLDRRRITSLDNAPIIDLTYPSKKYKFRRR; this is encoded by the exons ATGTATAATGGAATTGGACTAACGACCCCTAGGGGTTCAGGAACAAATGGTTATGTGCAAAGAAACTGGGCATCGGTGCGAAAAACCAAAGACAGCGTTAACTATCGCACCGAGgaagaaattgcaaaattgGATTCGGCATCAAATAAACAACCTAATCGAGAAATATTGGATCACGAGAGGAAGCGTAAGATCGAAGTGAAGTGTGCAGAACTCGAAGACACCTTAGAAGATCAAGG GTTGCCGAAGGAGGAGATTGCGGCTCGGGTGGCTGCCTTCCGGGCGAAGATCTCCGAGGTTGGAGACAAGGACGTCCCCAAGGACGAGTTCGGCAGAGTGGC CGTACGTGAAACGCACGCAGTGGCCGAAGCTCAGCAGGAGAAGAATGCGAGGCTTAGAGACGCTTTCGGGATATCCCCGAGATTCGTGGAGGGGACCAGCTTGGACCCCGAGCGAAGAGCCAGGGAGGAGGCGCAACGATATCCGTTAGTGAGGACGCCCAGCCATGAGCGGGAGGAACGGGAAACGCATGTCgccaagaagaagaagaagcgaAG TGCTTCTCCAGAAGCAAAGAAATCAAAGAAGAAAAAGTCTAAGAAGAATAAGAAAGAgaa aaTGCTGACTCTACAATTATCCAAAAG tcaaagaaaaattttatgGAGTTACCTACATAG GCAGGAATCCagcaagaagaagaagaagcgcTCAAGGTCACCCAACACGGAGAGTTCCAGCAGCTCTGAAGACAGCGATTCCGGCAGCTCGGACGATGAGAAGgctaagaagaagaaaaag aaAAAATCAAGAAGCCGACGACATACAAGCAGCCAGCCATCAAGTCGGGAGAG CTCTCCAGTAAACAGAAATAAAACCAAACAAACACAGCATCGTCCCGAAGTAACTATTGATGAAGACCCGAAAAGGAATAAAGATAAGGACACCAGGAATAGAAGACAGGAAGAAGATGCTAGAAATTCACATCTCGGAACAGACAGAAGGCGAGATGATCGTAGTCGCTCCGTAGATAGAAGATCCCTGAGCTACAGACGAAGAGACGACAGGAGGTCACCAGAATATAAACAGAAATCATACGTAACTAAAGTCGATAAAAGAAGGGACTCCCCTAGAGACGAAGAGAATGCTGCTAAACGGTCAAAACGAGACCGCCATCGGTCCGTATCCGAATCCTCAGAAGAACCCCCGAGGAAATCTgacaaaaaagataaaacctcCAAAAGACCAGCTAGCTTATCGCCCCCACCTGAAAAACGAAGACGCAGGAGTCCGACACCTCAAGACACTAGAAAGAAAGATAGCTACTACAACAGAAGAGATGCTTCGGAAGAACGAGGCCGACAAAAGAGAAGAACTCATAGATCAAGAAGCGCATCACCAAATATCAGAAACAGACGCGATGACGATAGAAGAGACTACGATAAATATAGTCAGAGAAACAGCTCAAGCAACGATCGGTACAGAGACAGCAGGCGCAGAGACCAAGAGGATAAACGTAGAAGAAATAGGAGCTCCTCGCATGAGAGACGAGATACTTCTCCTGAACGACGAGATAGGTCCCCAGCATCTAAATACAAGAAAACACACGCGCGTCAGGAGCCCGAAAGATActataaaaacacaaaaatgccCCAAAGATCTTCCTCGTCTGAACCCGAATCTGACTCACAGGCAAAACGCAAAGATACCAAAAGCAAAACAAAACCCAATAAGGAGTCACCGATAAAAGAAAAACGGAAACGTAGCCCAGAAGTTGTAGAAACTAGAAATCATCATGATAGCAGGAGCGATAAAAGTAAAATTACTCAAAAACCTATAGAAGACAAACGTGAATCTAGTCGATCGAGGCGCAAATCGCAGACTCCCGAAAGGTTTAGGCGCAGATCGCGCGATAGATCCAAATCTTCTAGTCCCGAGAGAACTTCAAGAAGAGACAAACAAAAGAGCGTATCTCCAAAAATCAAGAAGAAACCCGAGCGAAGAACGTCCTCACCGAAAGCGTCCAGACACGATAAAGATCGCACCGACCATAGAGAATCTCATAAAGACAGATCGAGGTCCCGATCCAACCGCCGCAGCCGCAGCACCTCTAGCCTAAGCTACTCCCCCGCTAGACGAAGCCCCGAAAGATACAAAGATATCATAGAAAAGTTACCAGAAAAAGACAAGCGAAAATATATCAAGTCGCCGTCGGATCTGAAtcccaaaaagaaaaaaaccaaGGAGTTGATGGAAAACTACAAACCGAAGACGGTCTGCATGAGAAGTTCGTCCAGCGAAAACGACGATTCCGAAGACGAGACGGAATTTCTCAGATTGGACGAACGCAATCGTCAAGAGAAACTAGATATCAAATATCTGACGAAACTCAGAGAGGAGATGACACAAATAGCGAAGAACGAGGCAGCAGAGAAAGAGACGAACGGACCGTCCACGTCGAGCGCGGCGAAAGAGAAAGAAAAAGAAAGCCCGAAGAAAGATAGCAAAGTTAAAGACAGTCCCATAGTGATCAACGACAAGTCCAAATCTCCCGTTCAGATAAGTCAAAAACTGGAGTCGCCAAAGAAAAGTCCGGTAAATGTGGAGAGCTCGCCGGAAGTGAAGAAGCGTGCACGCAGCGGTTCGCGCCGCAGTTGGTCGCGGTCGTCGTCGCGACGGTCGCGGTCGCGCAGCAAGACGCGTGGCAAGTCGCGCAGTAAGTCGCGCAGCAAATCACGCGGCAAGTCGCGCAGCAAGTCACGCGGCAAATCGTGCAGCAAGTCACGCGGCAAGTCGCGCAGCAAGTCACGCGGCAAGTTGCGCAGCAAGTCACGCGGCAAGTCGCGCAGCAAGTCTCGCGGCAAGTCGTGCGGTAAATCGCGCTCACGGTCGAGATCGCGGTCCCATACGTCGCGCTCCAGATCCAGATCGTACTCGTCGTcaag gcGTTCCCGGTCGTCGCGGTCCAGCTCGTACAGCAGCCGCAGCTCCTCCCGCTCGTCGCGCAGCTCGTCGCGATCCACACGCTCCTCGAG GACGATGACGGGCGTGTACGGCGagtaccggtcgcggtcgccgTCGATCCCACGCCGCGCCGGCTCGCCGAGCTTCCTCGACCGACGCCGCATCACGAG TCTTGATAA CGCTCCCATTATAGATCTTACGTATCCGTCAAAGAAATACAAGTTTAGAAGACGATGA